One window of the Chanodichthys erythropterus isolate Z2021 chromosome 2, ASM2448905v1, whole genome shotgun sequence genome contains the following:
- the plekhf2 gene encoding pleckstrin homology domain-containing family F member 2 — translation MVDRLANSEANSKRIGFVEACFGTAGQPLAIPGRVLIGEGVLTKLCRKKPKARQFFLFNDILVYGNIVILKKKYNKQHIIPLESVTIDTVEDEGELRNGWLIKTPTKSFAVYAATATEKSEWMSHISKCVSDLLEKSGKSPTGEHAAVWVPDSEATVCMRCQKMKFTPVNRRHHCRKCGFVVCGPCSEKKFLLPSQSSKPVRVCEFCYKQLSTGATLPPNSEFSGNMSDDDDEDDSSD, via the coding sequence ATGGTGGACCGCCTGGCAAACAGTGAGGCCAACTCTAAGCGCATCGGGTTTGTGGAAGCATGCTTTGGCACAGCAGGTCAACCGCTGGCCATCCCAGGTCGAGTGCTCATCGGGGAGGGTGTTCTCACAAAGCTGTGCCGCAAAAAACCCAAAGCCCGGCAGTTCTTCCTCTTCAATGACATCCTGGTGTATGGCAACATCGTCATCCTGAAGAAGAAATACAATAAGCAGCACATCATCCCTCTGGAGAGCGTCACCATAGACACTGTGGAGGATGAGGGCGAACTGCGCAATGGCTGGCTCATTAAAACGCCCACCAAATCCTTCGCCGTCTATGCTGCAACAGCAACGGAGAAATCCGAGTGGATGAGCCACATCAGCAAGTGCGTCTCGGACCTGCTGGAAAAAAGCGGGAAATCTCCCACCGGCGAGCACGCAGCGGTCTGGGTGCCCGACTCGGAGGCGACCGTGTGCATGCGCTGCCAGAAGATGAAATTCACCCCCGTCAACCGCCGTCACCACTGCCGGAAGTGCGGCTTTGTCGTGTGCGGCCCCTGTTCAGAGAAGAAGTTCCTGCTGCCCAGTCAGTCATCCAAACCAGTGCGTGTGTGCGAGTTCTGTTACAAGCAGCTCTCCACGGGCGCCACCCTTCCACCCAACTCTGAGTTTTCCGGCAACATGTCGGATGACGACGATGAAGACGACAGCAGTGACTAA